The window ACATTCACGTGTGTAGCATTTACAGGAACCCTGTAAATGTCTGAATATTCCAATAGCAGGAACGTTGAATCCCCAAAAAGCAGTTGTAAAGTCAGACTAAAGACCGATTCCGATCATATTATGAATATTCAGGTTCCGGAACCCACGTGACTCCTGGTGTTGGCGGCCATTTTGGCAGCAGGATCAGGACTCTGGGTTCAGTCTGACTTTAATTGGACTTATATTAAGCAAGGTTAGATATTAACACCCCTAACAGTGGCCTTCTCCTCTTGTTGCCATTCATGTTAAACATTGAGAGGACGTAGTGGTCCCTGGATGGGGACGGCGAGCCCGCGTCACACCTGACATTCTCACAGCAACCTGATGGTTCTGATGGTCAAAAGGTTGGTTTGGGGAGGCGCTCAGCTGTCGTCCCGCTCCTGGAAGGGTCCCACCGATTCAGTCCCATTTGCTAGTGCCCAGCGTAGGCTCCCATCAGGGAGCTCTGCCTTTGGGTGTTAAACCCACAACCTCATGTTCCCTCTCTGAGAATGGAGGCTCGTTGAAGACCGTTATTAAATAAGCAAGGCACTAATGTTAGCGAGCATTGtctgcagagggggggggggctcctcccTTTCAGGACTTTAGGCCCCACAGAGAGAAGATAAACCCATTTAGACCAACGACCCGTGGCTATTTTACTCTTGTTTAAGTCAAAAACGACCACGTCTCATTGGtctctgtggtgtttgtgtcaCTAATAGTCCAAGTTCTCAACCAGCCCACTAATCCTAGGGTGGTCCCTTCAGTGCTGGGGGGCTACGTTGGGAGAGAAGAGGACATGTTCATCGCCAGGATCGCCATCGCTTCACGCGTTCGTTCGTCCGGTCTAACTGGCTGGGACGTACAGAGCAGCTCGCGCCCCCGTCCAGAGCAGGACCTTCATGGTGTCTGTTGGCAGCCAAgggaggggacggggggggtTCTGGCAGCCTTGTCACGGCTCGCCACTGCTCATGAATTTCCACGTGATGGCGTGACAGTAagattttcctctctttcatttCAGCATCAGCGACGTTGCAGTTGGAGTCAAGGTGAGTTtcctgccgtgcctcctccTCAGGTGTAACTGGGAGCTGTGCTTCCCAGTGCCAttgctcctgctctgctccttctAGAAGGCAGGCTCCTCCACTCAACCATCGTTTAGGAGCTATTCAACAGTTGTGTTGGGGAGCAGCAGCGGCCATGTTGGCTGTAGTTCTGCCACAGACGCTTCCTGTAACAACAGCGTGGCACCACATCACCAGTGATGATACCCATGATCCCAGAAAGGGTCTGGGGCCTGTGCAGGTGCTTCACAGAACATCTGCTCTCCACCACTGCTGAGCAACTGTAGGAGGTGGCCGATGCAGCCGGGTTAATGAGACTCAGGGTCTGACGGACCCATTGGGGAACCTTGAAGGAGCATTGATGGAACAGAGACGGCTCCCAGCTGTGTTCTGTGCAGAGCATTTCCTCCTCTTAAGATCTTTGTCCAACAGGCCCTGCAGCAGAGCAAAGACCAGTAGGTTCATGCTGAGTCAGCTAGATAAAGGAGGTCGCGCTCAGCTTTTGTGAATGTTGTGGGACCAAAGACACATCTGGACATGTAACACTGATCAGTGCTGGGGGGGCGCACCACATTCAGCCACTGGGGTGTTTGGCTTGGCTGGTGTGTTGGTTTCAGCGTGCCgtacctgacctgacctgacgtGACCCTCTCCCCCACAGAGAGGATCAGACGAGCTGAGTATGTACAACAGTCCTACCTCTGGCATGAGCAGTATCAGCGGTGAGTTCGTTCCAACCACCATCACATTCCCACTGCCCACAAACATTTGCCCGGAACACAATTGGTCCTCATGTGGACCACAGGAGCTCATGAACCGCTCACGTTCTCCATCTCTTTGACTCCTCGTGTGGCACCACATAAACGCTGCCACCCGGCCAGGCACGTCTGGACCCGGTCCTCCAGGACCGTGGGCCACCGGGTCTTCtgtcccactgaatgcattctCAACCTGGTTGGACAGAAACCCTGGCTGGCTcacggtcctggaggactggctTTGGACATACCTGACCTATGCTTAACTCAGCTGATTGGCCatgacctgccccccccccccccagtgtttaATCAGAGCTGGGGCCCCAACGTGAGCGATGAGATGAGCCTGATGTTTGTGTTCACGTTTCAGACGGTGCCTCCAATGGCAGCGACAGTAAAAagctgagggtggaggaggcgcCGCCCTCTCGGGTGCTTCACATCAGGAAGCTGCCTAACGAGGCCACCGAGACTGAGATCATCGCCCTGGGCCTGCCCTTCGGCAAAGTCACCAATATCCTGACGTTGAAGGGAAAGAACCAGGTGACTCACACAAGAATGCAGCCACAGCAGGCCTGAGGCGTGCACGGCGGTCGCAACGTGCTGGCGAGCGTCTGCTGGGCCGTGACGGTTGCTCTTTGTGTTCAAACGTGCCAGGCTTTCCTGGAGATGGGCACCGAGGAGGCGGCCATCACCATGGTGAACTACTACGCCACCGTCACCCCCCACGTCCGCAACATCCCCGTATTTATTCAGTACTCCAATCACAAAGAGCTCAAAACTGATGCTGGAAACCAGGTTTGTGCTTCCTCAGCTTCTCACCTGAGTAGTTGGCACCTTTGTGGCGGGTCCCAGAATTAGGGGTCATTTCCTCGTGTAAAGCGAGGAGaaagctgcagcaggtcctgtCCTGGCAGAGAGCACGCGGCCCCCTTAGGGGGGCCAGCACAGCGGTTCTGCTCCAGAGCGTAACCAGCAGCTTGTTCTTGATGCTAGCGGACGCAGGCGGTGCTGCAGGCGGTGTCGGCGGTGCAGTCGGGGGGGTCGCCCAGCTCAGATGTCCAGGAGGCtctggctgcagcctccagcccCGTTCTGCGCATCATCATCGACAACATGTTCTACCCTGTCACTCTGGACGTGCTGCAGCAGgtagctcccccccccccccccccccccgtctccgcCCTCTGCTCCGGCTGTAGACCGTCCCTTTGCTTTCTGGGTGTGTGCAGATCTTCTCCAAGTTTGGCACAGTCATGAAGATAATCACCTTCACCAAGAACAACCAGTTCCAGGCTCTTCTGCAGTTCAGTGATCCTGTCAATGCTCAGCAGGCCAAGCTGGTAGGAGACCCGCTCCCCCGCTGCCTTCagccttccacacacacacagctcacacacacacacagctcacacagcCCCCCTCCGTTGGTTGGTCTGCAGGCGCTGGATGGCCAGAACATCTACAACTCCTGCTGCACGCTGCGCATTGACTTCTCCAAGCTGGTCAACCTCAACGTCAAGTACAACAACGACAAGAGTCGGGACTACACGCGGCCCGAGCTGCCCGCCGGCGACGGCCAGCCCAGCCTGGACCCTGCGGTGGCTGCGGCCTTCAGCAAAGACTCCAACTCTCTCCTCGGTAAGATCCCAGGTAGAGCCAACCTTTTCTTCTACTTCCTGTGCCCGTCTtgaatgtgtctgcaggtgaaaGGCCTGAAGCGTGTGACAGTTACAGTGGCGCACGCTTGAAaggagctgttgctgctgtacgTGTACGTGTACGTGTGCGAGCATTTTGCCAGTGTTGCGGCGTGCTGAGAGTCCTGCTCTCCACTCCATGATGGCCTTGTCTCCACTTGTCCCCAGGAGCTCTCACCCCTCTcagtgcggcggcggcggctgctgctgctgc is drawn from Takifugu flavidus isolate HTHZ2018 chromosome 17, ASM371156v2, whole genome shotgun sequence and contains these coding sequences:
- the LOC130513777 gene encoding polypyrimidine tract-binding protein 2-like isoform X2, with amino-acid sequence MITNNTYNRDVSFCRSISDVAVGVKRGSDELSMYNSPTSGMSSISDGASNGSDSKKLRVEEAPPSRVLHIRKLPNEATETEIIALGLPFGKVTNILTLKGKNQAFLEMGTEEAAITMVNYYATVTPHVRNIPVFIQYSNHKELKTDAGNQRTQAVLQAVSAVQSGGSPSSDVQEALAAASSPVLRIIIDNMFYPVTLDVLQQIFSKFGTVMKIITFTKNNQFQALLQFSDPVNAQQAKLALDGQNIYNSCCTLRIDFSKLVNLNVKYNNDKSRDYTRPELPAGDGQPSLDPAVAAAFSKDSNSLLGALTPLSAAAAAAAAAGRVALAGQAGSGGVLLVSNLNEEMVTPQSLFTLFGVYGDVQRVKILYNKKDSALIQMSDANQAQLAMSHLNGQKMYGKIIRVTLSKHQSVALPRDGLDDQGLTKDYANSPLHRFKKPGSKNFQNIFPPSATLHLSNIPQNVTEDDLRLLFSNTGGTVKAFKFFQDRKMALIQMSTVEEAIQALIDLHNYNMGGNQHLRVSFSKSTI
- the LOC130513777 gene encoding polypyrimidine tract-binding protein 2-like isoform X4, translated to MITNNTYNRDVSFCRSISDVAVGVKRGSDELNGASNGSDSKKLRVEEAPPSRVLHIRKLPNEATETEIIALGLPFGKVTNILTLKGKNQAFLEMGTEEAAITMVNYYATVTPHVRNIPVFIQYSNHKELKTDAGNQRTQAVLQAVSAVQSGGSPSSDVQEALAAASSPVLRIIIDNMFYPVTLDVLQQIFSKFGTVMKIITFTKNNQFQALLQFSDPVNAQQAKLALDGQNIYNSCCTLRIDFSKLVNLNVKYNNDKSRDYTRPELPAGDGQPSLDPAVAAAFSKDSNSLLGKIPGALTPLSAAAAAAAAAGRVALAGQAGSGGVLLVSNLNEEMVTPQSLFTLFGVYGDVQRVKILYNKKDSALIQMSDANQAQLAMSHLNGQKMYGKIIRVTLSKHQSVALPRDGLDDQGLTKDYANSPLHRFKKPGSKNFQNIFPPSATLHLSNIPQNVTEDDLRLLFSNTGGTVKAFKFFQDRKMALIQMSTVEEAIQALIDLHNYNMGGNQHLRVSFSKSTI
- the LOC130513777 gene encoding polypyrimidine tract-binding protein 2-like isoform X6, giving the protein MDGISDVAVGVKRGSDELNGASNGSDSKKLRVEEAPPSRVLHIRKLPNEATETEIIALGLPFGKVTNILTLKGKNQAFLEMGTEEAAITMVNYYATVTPHVRNIPVFIQYSNHKELKTDAGNQRTQAVLQAVSAVQSGGSPSSDVQEALAAASSPVLRIIIDNMFYPVTLDVLQQIFSKFGTVMKIITFTKNNQFQALLQFSDPVNAQQAKLALDGQNIYNSCCTLRIDFSKLVNLNVKYNNDKSRDYTRPELPAGDGQPSLDPAVAAAFSKDSNSLLGKIPGALTPLSAAAAAAAAAGRVALAGQAGSGGVLLVSNLNEEMVTPQSLFTLFGVYGDVQRVKILYNKKDSALIQMSDANQAQLAMSHLNGQKMYGKIIRVTLSKHQSVALPRDGLDDQGLTKDYANSPLHRFKKPGSKNFQNIFPPSATLHLSNIPQNVTEDDLRLLFSNTGGTVKAFKFFQDRKMALIQMSTVEEAIQALIDLHNYNMGGNQHLRVSFSKSTI
- the LOC130513777 gene encoding polypyrimidine tract-binding protein 2-like isoform X5 yields the protein MDGISDVAVGVKRGSDELSMYNSPTSGMSSISDGASNGSDSKKLRVEEAPPSRVLHIRKLPNEATETEIIALGLPFGKVTNILTLKGKNQAFLEMGTEEAAITMVNYYATVTPHVRNIPVFIQYSNHKELKTDAGNQRTQAVLQAVSAVQSGGSPSSDVQEALAAASSPVLRIIIDNMFYPVTLDVLQQIFSKFGTVMKIITFTKNNQFQALLQFSDPVNAQQAKLALDGQNIYNSCCTLRIDFSKLVNLNVKYNNDKSRDYTRPELPAGDGQPSLDPAVAAAFSKDSNSLLGALTPLSAAAAAAAAAGRVALAGQAGSGGVLLVSNLNEEMVTPQSLFTLFGVYGDVQRVKILYNKKDSALIQMSDANQAQLAMSHLNGQKMYGKIIRVTLSKHQSVALPRDGLDDQGLTKDYANSPLHRFKKPGSKNFQNIFPPSATLHLSNIPQNVTEDDLRLLFSNTGGTVKAFKFFQDRKMALIQMSTVEEAIQALIDLHNYNMGGNQHLRVSFSKSTI
- the LOC130513777 gene encoding polypyrimidine tract-binding protein 2-like isoform X3, which encodes MDGISDVAVGVKRGSDELSMYNSPTSGMSSISDGASNGSDSKKLRVEEAPPSRVLHIRKLPNEATETEIIALGLPFGKVTNILTLKGKNQAFLEMGTEEAAITMVNYYATVTPHVRNIPVFIQYSNHKELKTDAGNQRTQAVLQAVSAVQSGGSPSSDVQEALAAASSPVLRIIIDNMFYPVTLDVLQQIFSKFGTVMKIITFTKNNQFQALLQFSDPVNAQQAKLALDGQNIYNSCCTLRIDFSKLVNLNVKYNNDKSRDYTRPELPAGDGQPSLDPAVAAAFSKDSNSLLGKIPGALTPLSAAAAAAAAAGRVALAGQAGSGGVLLVSNLNEEMVTPQSLFTLFGVYGDVQRVKILYNKKDSALIQMSDANQAQLAMSHLNGQKMYGKIIRVTLSKHQSVALPRDGLDDQGLTKDYANSPLHRFKKPGSKNFQNIFPPSATLHLSNIPQNVTEDDLRLLFSNTGGTVKAFKFFQDRKMALIQMSTVEEAIQALIDLHNYNMGGNQHLRVSFSKSTI
- the LOC130513777 gene encoding polypyrimidine tract-binding protein 2-like isoform X1 — encoded protein: MITNNTYNRDVSFCRSISDVAVGVKRGSDELSMYNSPTSGMSSISDGASNGSDSKKLRVEEAPPSRVLHIRKLPNEATETEIIALGLPFGKVTNILTLKGKNQAFLEMGTEEAAITMVNYYATVTPHVRNIPVFIQYSNHKELKTDAGNQRTQAVLQAVSAVQSGGSPSSDVQEALAAASSPVLRIIIDNMFYPVTLDVLQQIFSKFGTVMKIITFTKNNQFQALLQFSDPVNAQQAKLALDGQNIYNSCCTLRIDFSKLVNLNVKYNNDKSRDYTRPELPAGDGQPSLDPAVAAAFSKDSNSLLGKIPGALTPLSAAAAAAAAAGRVALAGQAGSGGVLLVSNLNEEMVTPQSLFTLFGVYGDVQRVKILYNKKDSALIQMSDANQAQLAMSHLNGQKMYGKIIRVTLSKHQSVALPRDGLDDQGLTKDYANSPLHRFKKPGSKNFQNIFPPSATLHLSNIPQNVTEDDLRLLFSNTGGTVKAFKFFQDRKMALIQMSTVEEAIQALIDLHNYNMGGNQHLRVSFSKSTI
- the LOC130513777 gene encoding polypyrimidine tract-binding protein 2-like isoform X7; translation: MGTEEAAITMVNYYATVTPHVRNIPVFIQYSNHKELKTDAGNQRTQAVLQAVSAVQSGGSPSSDVQEALAAASSPVLRIIIDNMFYPVTLDVLQQIFSKFGTVMKIITFTKNNQFQALLQFSDPVNAQQAKLALDGQNIYNSCCTLRIDFSKLVNLNVKYNNDKSRDYTRPELPAGDGQPSLDPAVAAAFSKDSNSLLGKIPGALTPLSAAAAAAAAAGRVALAGQAGSGGVLLVSNLNEEMVTPQSLFTLFGVYGDVQRVKILYNKKDSALIQMSDANQAQLAMSHLNGQKMYGKIIRVTLSKHQSVALPRDGLDDQGLTKDYANSPLHRFKKPGSKNFQNIFPPSATLHLSNIPQNVTEDDLRLLFSNTGGTVKAFKFFQDRKMALIQMSTVEEAIQALIDLHNYNMGGNQHLRVSFSKSTI